The following coding sequences lie in one Candidatus Planktophila sulfonica genomic window:
- the dinB gene encoding DNA polymerase IV → MTSEEVQESTILHVDMDAFYASVAELDNPQYKGKALVVGAGVRGVVLSANYEARKFGIRAAMPVGRAKRMAPHAIFIAPEHHRYSEISERVMAIFNSYTPLVEPISLDEAFLDVTGSQKLFGTGREIAAKIRTQVEKEEGITCSVGIAPSKFIAKLASQHCKPNGMLEIKSDRILEFLHPLPVRAIWGVGPKTAESLDRLGLHTVADIANTPRSTLIRALGDATGESLYELAWGRDYRDVVVNEPEKSIGNEETFSRDIDSPEEILREFLRMTEKATARLRDANLFAKTITIKIKFADFSSITRSKTLPLAIDSTHETYEVVKKLYLALRNDGARIRLVGVSLGNLQEDVPVQLELGARERGWREADSAIDKATARFGRASVRPGRLIKPEKSQDEA, encoded by the coding sequence ATGACCAGCGAGGAAGTACAGGAGTCAACAATCCTGCATGTCGATATGGATGCCTTCTATGCATCTGTCGCCGAACTCGATAATCCACAATACAAAGGTAAGGCGCTCGTTGTAGGCGCTGGTGTTCGCGGCGTTGTCTTGTCGGCAAATTACGAAGCTCGCAAATTTGGAATCCGCGCAGCAATGCCAGTGGGACGCGCAAAGCGAATGGCGCCGCATGCAATCTTTATCGCACCTGAACACCATAGATACTCTGAAATATCAGAACGCGTGATGGCGATCTTTAATTCCTATACACCGCTGGTTGAACCCATCTCACTCGACGAAGCATTTCTTGATGTCACGGGGTCGCAGAAGTTATTCGGTACAGGCCGTGAAATCGCCGCAAAGATTCGCACGCAAGTTGAGAAAGAGGAAGGCATTACCTGCTCCGTTGGAATCGCACCCTCTAAATTCATCGCAAAGCTGGCATCGCAACATTGCAAACCCAATGGCATGCTCGAAATTAAATCTGACCGTATTCTCGAATTCCTACATCCACTTCCTGTGCGCGCAATATGGGGAGTAGGGCCAAAGACTGCCGAGTCTCTTGATCGTTTAGGGCTGCATACCGTTGCTGATATCGCCAACACTCCGCGCTCTACACTGATTCGCGCACTAGGGGATGCAACAGGTGAATCTCTCTATGAACTTGCATGGGGGCGCGATTACCGCGATGTCGTTGTCAATGAACCTGAAAAAAGTATTGGTAACGAAGAAACCTTTTCTCGCGATATCGATAGCCCAGAAGAAATCTTGCGCGAATTCCTTCGTATGACCGAGAAAGCCACTGCACGACTTCGCGATGCCAATCTCTTTGCAAAGACAATCACCATCAAGATTAAATTTGCCGACTTCTCATCCATCACGCGATCAAAGACGTTGCCACTTGCCATCGATAGCACTCACGAAACTTATGAAGTAGTGAAGAAGTTGTATTTGGCTCTTCGCAACGATGGTGCCCGCATCCGTTTAGTCGGAGTATCACTCGGCAATCTTCAGGAAGATGTCCCGGTCCAGCTCGAACTCGGCGCCCGTGAACGAGGATGGCGAGAAGCAGATAGCGCTATAGATAAGGCCACAGCCCGTTTTGGAAGGGCCAGCGTGCGCCCAGGACGCTTGATTAAGCCTGAAAAGTCTCAAGATGAGGCGTAA
- a CDS encoding DUF3040 domain-containing protein yields MALSDRERRLLAEMEAALATDDPRLESRLGATTLAPARPRLLLGAAATLAGIAILFGGLISKTTPIGVAGFLVALFGVLTLVRSLGSITKGSPRTKAPRTSLSARLEERWNRRDFQQ; encoded by the coding sequence ATGGCTCTCTCCGATCGCGAACGTCGCCTCTTGGCCGAGATGGAAGCTGCTCTGGCCACTGATGACCCACGCCTTGAATCCCGCCTAGGAGCCACAACCCTTGCACCGGCACGTCCACGCTTATTGCTGGGCGCTGCTGCAACCCTTGCTGGAATTGCCATCCTCTTCGGTGGCTTGATCTCAAAGACCACACCTATTGGCGTTGCCGGATTCCTTGTAGCTCTCTTTGGCGTACTGACCTTGGTCCGCTCACTGGGATCGATTACTAAGGGTTCACCTCGCACAAAGGCGCCTCGCACATCCTTAAGCGCTCGCCTGGAAGAGCGTTGGAATCGACGTGACTTTCAGCAGTAA
- the mraZ gene encoding division/cell wall cluster transcriptional repressor MraZ, with translation MFLGTHEPRLDEKGRLILPAKFREDLSSGLVITKGQERCLYVFPAAEFATITETLRQAPVTAKSARDYQRVMFAGAHDEIPDRQGRVTIPQGLRTYAGLEKECVVIGANTRVEIWDSAAWNEYLADREKSFADVSEEVFPGLF, from the coding sequence ATGTTTCTAGGCACACACGAACCACGCCTTGATGAAAAAGGCCGTCTCATCCTTCCTGCCAAATTCCGTGAAGATCTCTCATCAGGTCTAGTTATCACCAAGGGACAAGAGCGATGCCTCTATGTCTTCCCAGCTGCTGAATTCGCAACGATCACTGAAACGTTGCGCCAAGCCCCAGTGACTGCAAAGAGCGCTCGCGATTACCAGCGCGTGATGTTTGCAGGCGCCCACGATGAAATTCCTGACCGCCAAGGTCGCGTCACCATCCCACAAGGTCTTCGCACATATGCAGGCCTTGAAAAAGAGTGCGTTGTTATCGGCGCAAATACTCGCGTTGAAATTTGGGATAGCGCTGCATGGAACGAATACCTCGCTGATCGCGAAAAGAGTTTTGCTGATGTCTCCGAAGAAGTTTTTCCGGGACTTTTTTAG
- the rsmH gene encoding 16S rRNA (cytosine(1402)-N(4))-methyltransferase RsmH: protein MKRSKRTGEKMQHISVMRDRCVDLLAPAILASSNPVVVDGTLGLGGHTEALLQRFENLTVIGIDRDEIALERATKRLAPYADRLKTAHCVFDQISTVVEGFGYSHINGALFDLGVSSIQLDETDRGFSYSQDAPLDMRMDRSRGITASEILNTYEPGKLVQILRTYGEEKFATRIVENIVKARAKAPLNSTTELATLVKESIPAATRRTGGNPAKRTFQALRIEANDELGAITRALPDALELLMVGGRLVVMSFQSLEDRIVKEVFAEASTSKSPRNLPIELPEYAAKFSLVFRSSETPTAEELESNPRSASVRLRAIERVAA, encoded by the coding sequence ATGAAACGAAGTAAGAGAACGGGGGAGAAGATGCAACATATATCTGTAATGCGCGATCGCTGCGTCGATCTGCTTGCTCCCGCAATTCTTGCTTCTTCAAATCCTGTTGTTGTTGATGGAACTCTCGGTCTCGGTGGACATACAGAAGCTCTCTTGCAGCGTTTTGAAAACCTTACTGTTATTGGAATTGATCGCGATGAAATCGCACTAGAGCGCGCAACAAAGCGCCTTGCACCGTATGCAGATCGCCTCAAGACAGCGCATTGCGTCTTTGATCAGATTTCAACTGTTGTAGAAGGCTTTGGATATAGTCACATTAATGGCGCCCTCTTTGACCTTGGTGTCTCATCAATCCAACTCGATGAAACAGATCGTGGATTCTCTTATTCACAAGATGCGCCACTTGATATGCGTATGGATCGCAGCCGCGGAATTACAGCATCAGAGATTCTCAATACTTACGAACCAGGCAAGCTAGTTCAAATTCTTCGCACTTACGGTGAAGAGAAGTTTGCAACTCGTATTGTTGAAAATATCGTCAAAGCACGCGCAAAGGCGCCACTGAATTCAACAACTGAATTGGCAACTCTTGTAAAAGAGAGCATCCCTGCAGCTACACGTCGCACAGGTGGCAACCCTGCAAAGCGCACTTTCCAAGCACTTCGCATTGAGGCTAATGACGAACTTGGCGCAATCACTCGCGCACTTCCTGATGCACTTGAACTTCTCATGGTGGGTGGTCGTCTCGTGGTGATGTCTTTCCAGTCACTTGAAGATCGCATCGTTAAAGAGGTCTTTGCAGAGGCGTCAACGTCGAAATCTCCACGCAATCTTCCTATCGAACTTCCTGAATATGCAGCGAAGTTCTCACTTGTCTTCCGCTCAAGTGAGACTCCAACTGCAGAAGAGCTCGAATCCAATCCACGTTCGGCATCAGTTCGCCTTCGTGCAATCGAGAGGGTGGCTGCCTAA
- a CDS encoding peptidoglycan D,D-transpeptidase FtsI family protein, which yields MGNLLLSKARINILIIGIFVLFTILAAQLFRVQVVQASNYQEKAANEMQSTRTIPAQRGEITDINGVAFARSVSAITIVVDQTQITDPARVANFVAPILGLSAADVQENITGTRKYSIVLKNGRPALWDKLTEAIYEYNKALDDKYFDKRIIGFFPERSYIREYPSGQLISSLVGFVRADGIGATGIESSLNSIITGTDGKYSYARGYGAEIPGSQREIVAAKAGTNIRLTINRDVQWVASKAIADAVKSANAVSGTVIVMDPKTGAIVAHATAPTFNPNNTKNVPLALMRNPSVQDVYEPGSTGKVMTMAAALEEKTITPTTVFTVPYMLKRGGSPFHDHEPHPTQQLTSSGILAVSSNTGTIKVGETMSNDTLHSYLTRFGIGIKTGSGLPGESAGLLRPVSNWSGTTAPTVAFGQGYSVTAMQATSVFATIANNGVRVSPTVIAGTSDPSGHFTPTANRSSVRVVSEDTAIKLRLMMESVVSSQGTAPSAAIPGYRVAGKTGTAMRYDQKTGRYSGYTASFIGFAPADAPRYVISVTLQDPRNGHYGGSLGGPVFKKVMTFVLQSEHVAPTGTKVLPVALTKSELTRARATQVSAKKQ from the coding sequence ATGGGTAACCTGCTCTTATCTAAAGCCCGCATCAATATTTTAATTATCGGAATTTTCGTCCTCTTTACAATCCTGGCAGCACAGCTCTTTAGAGTGCAGGTTGTTCAGGCAAGTAATTACCAGGAAAAGGCTGCCAATGAGATGCAGTCAACACGCACAATTCCAGCTCAACGCGGTGAAATCACAGATATTAACGGCGTCGCCTTTGCTCGCAGCGTTTCAGCAATCACCATCGTCGTCGATCAGACACAAATCACTGATCCTGCGCGAGTTGCAAACTTTGTTGCTCCCATCTTGGGTCTGTCCGCTGCTGATGTTCAAGAGAACATCACAGGCACCCGAAAGTACTCAATTGTTCTTAAGAATGGTCGCCCAGCTCTCTGGGATAAGTTGACCGAAGCAATTTATGAATACAACAAAGCTCTTGATGATAAGTACTTTGATAAGCGCATCATCGGCTTCTTCCCAGAGCGTTCATATATCCGCGAATATCCATCAGGGCAGCTGATTTCATCACTCGTTGGTTTCGTTCGCGCTGATGGAATTGGTGCAACCGGAATCGAATCAAGTTTGAACTCAATCATCACCGGCACAGATGGCAAGTATTCATATGCACGTGGCTATGGAGCTGAAATCCCTGGTTCACAGCGCGAAATCGTTGCAGCAAAGGCCGGCACAAATATTCGTCTCACCATCAATCGCGATGTGCAGTGGGTTGCATCTAAGGCAATCGCCGATGCAGTCAAGAGCGCGAACGCAGTCAGCGGCACCGTCATTGTGATGGATCCAAAAACAGGCGCCATCGTCGCTCACGCTACGGCTCCAACATTTAATCCAAATAACACAAAGAATGTGCCTCTTGCATTGATGCGTAACCCATCTGTCCAAGATGTCTACGAACCAGGATCAACTGGAAAAGTTATGACAATGGCGGCAGCTCTTGAAGAGAAGACAATTACTCCAACAACAGTATTTACAGTGCCTTACATGCTCAAGCGCGGTGGTTCTCCGTTCCACGATCACGAACCACATCCAACTCAACAGCTGACATCTTCAGGAATCCTCGCTGTTTCCAGTAACACTGGAACAATTAAAGTTGGCGAAACCATGAGCAATGACACGCTCCACAGCTACCTCACTAGATTCGGTATTGGCATCAAGACAGGTTCCGGACTTCCAGGTGAATCTGCAGGATTGCTTCGCCCGGTTTCAAACTGGTCTGGAACTACTGCTCCAACAGTTGCATTCGGTCAGGGATACTCAGTAACAGCAATGCAGGCCACTAGCGTCTTTGCAACGATTGCTAATAACGGCGTGCGCGTCTCACCAACAGTTATTGCAGGAACAAGTGATCCATCAGGGCACTTCACTCCAACAGCAAATCGCTCTAGCGTTCGTGTCGTCAGCGAAGATACCGCAATCAAACTTCGTCTCATGATGGAGAGCGTTGTTTCATCTCAGGGAACCGCGCCCAGTGCAGCGATACCTGGATATCGCGTTGCTGGCAAGACAGGTACCGCAATGAGATACGACCAGAAGACAGGTCGCTACAGCGGTTACACCGCATCATTTATTGGTTTCGCTCCTGCAGATGCTCCTCGCTATGTCATCAGCGTTACTCTGCAAGATCCACGTAACGGCCACTACGGCGGTTCACTTGGTGGGCCTGTCTTTAAGAAGGTAATGACTTTCGTTCTTCAATCAGAGCACGTTGCACCAACTGGCACCAAGGTGCTTCCTGTTGCTCTTACAAAGTCTGAACTCACTCGAGCTCGCGCAACACAGGTAAGCGCAAAGAAGCAATGA
- a CDS encoding UDP-N-acetylmuramoyl-L-alanyl-D-glutamate--2,6-diaminopimelate ligase, whose translation MIRTLAPFTATLEDTAQLIGASLHGDNVTFTGVTHVDSEVEAGDLFLAIPGARVHGATFVQAAVKRGAVAVLTDEAGLVHCSGIPALVVKDVRTAGALAASSLYKYPTRDLVSIGITGTNGKTTVSTLLYQIFEAVGRETGLIGTVETRIGAEVVKSSRTTPEATELQALAAVMRERHMRHLVMEVSSHALSLKRTKGSHFSIAAFTNLSQDHLDFHHDMDSYFAAKAQLFTSEYAEQGFINIDSPYGQRIVTEAAIPVTTVSRANKEATWHFTETHNVSRGIEFSIRGAGGILIESRTRLFGGYNLDNLLLAIAIAVECGIDPIELAAIIPTLSGAPGRLESVSLGQRYAALVDYAHSPDAVSNVLAAAREFTTGKIIAVLGCGGDRDSSKRPLMGSALVQGADIAIFTSDNPRSESPSEILSQMTASLTYNAPSQIIEDRSDAICAAVALASDGDTVLVLGKGHETGQEVAGVVTPFDDRIALAQAIEAKP comes from the coding sequence ATGATTCGCACCCTCGCACCGTTTACTGCGACCCTCGAAGATACGGCGCAGTTGATAGGTGCATCTCTACACGGTGACAACGTCACCTTTACTGGCGTCACTCATGTGGATTCAGAAGTTGAAGCAGGCGATCTCTTTCTTGCAATTCCTGGGGCACGTGTACATGGTGCGACCTTCGTTCAAGCAGCGGTAAAGCGTGGTGCCGTTGCCGTTCTAACAGATGAAGCCGGCCTTGTTCACTGTTCTGGGATTCCGGCCCTCGTCGTTAAGGATGTCCGTACTGCAGGAGCACTTGCCGCTTCCTCTTTATATAAATATCCAACGCGTGATCTTGTCAGTATTGGAATTACCGGAACTAACGGAAAGACCACAGTTTCAACTCTGCTCTACCAAATCTTCGAAGCAGTTGGCCGCGAGACCGGTCTTATTGGCACTGTTGAAACGCGCATCGGCGCAGAAGTTGTAAAGAGCTCACGCACAACTCCTGAGGCAACTGAGCTTCAAGCACTTGCCGCTGTCATGCGCGAACGTCATATGCGCCATCTAGTTATGGAAGTTTCCAGCCATGCACTCTCTTTAAAGCGCACGAAAGGTAGCCACTTCTCCATAGCTGCCTTCACCAACCTCTCGCAAGATCACTTAGATTTTCACCACGATATGGATTCGTATTTTGCAGCCAAGGCGCAACTCTTTACCTCTGAATATGCCGAACAAGGATTTATCAATATAGATTCACCATACGGTCAGCGCATTGTTACCGAGGCAGCGATTCCCGTTACAACGGTCTCGCGAGCAAATAAAGAAGCTACCTGGCACTTCACAGAGACTCACAACGTTTCTCGCGGAATCGAATTCAGTATTCGTGGCGCAGGCGGAATCTTGATTGAATCACGTACTCGACTCTTTGGTGGATACAACCTCGACAACTTATTACTTGCGATTGCTATCGCCGTTGAATGCGGAATTGATCCCATAGAACTTGCGGCGATTATTCCAACGCTATCTGGTGCACCAGGTCGTCTTGAATCGGTTTCACTTGGTCAGCGTTATGCAGCGCTGGTTGATTACGCGCATTCACCCGATGCGGTAAGCAACGTCCTTGCGGCAGCTCGCGAATTTACAACAGGCAAAATCATTGCTGTTCTTGGTTGCGGGGGAGACCGCGACTCTTCCAAGCGTCCGCTCATGGGTTCAGCGTTGGTACAGGGCGCTGATATTGCAATCTTTACCAGCGACAATCCACGATCAGAATCTCCAAGCGAGATACTTTCTCAGATGACAGCCTCGCTTACCTACAACGCACCTTCTCAAATCATTGAAGATCGCAGCGATGCAATTTGTGCAGCTGTCGCTCTCGCATCAGATGGAGATACAGTCTTAGTTCTCGGCAAAGGACATGAAACCGGACAAGAAGTAGCAGGCGTAGTGACACCCTTCGATGATCGCATTGCGCTGGCGCAAGCGATAGAGGCCAAGCCATGA